The Solibacillus sp. FSL W7-1464 genome contains a region encoding:
- a CDS encoding ABC transporter permease yields the protein MSFLEVLYFIVPSALLYATPLILTGIGALFSERAGVIGLGVEGLMIVGAFTGIYINLEYYDDFGRNVIWLALLASLLAGAIFSLIIAIAAVTFRADQTVTGVALNMLAAAITVFLVKLIYGKGQTDMVQAPLQRFEIPYLADIPFLGPLLFHNVYSTTIIAFIVAIGAWFVLYKMPFGLRIRSVGEHPMAADTMGINVAKMRYIGVMISGALAGVGGASLAMTSSSDFSASTVAGQGFIAIAAMIFGKWHPIGTLGAALFFGLAQTLSIGGGNIPYIQEIPPVILQVLPYVLTILALAGFVGKAVAPKASGVPYIKGKR from the coding sequence ATGAGCTTTTTAGAAGTGTTATACTTTATCGTCCCTTCTGCCCTTTTATACGCAACACCGCTTATTTTAACAGGTATCGGGGCTCTATTCTCGGAGCGTGCAGGGGTAATTGGTCTTGGTGTTGAAGGGTTAATGATCGTCGGTGCATTTACAGGTATTTATATCAACCTGGAATACTATGATGACTTTGGAAGAAATGTAATCTGGCTTGCATTACTGGCTTCATTGCTGGCAGGAGCAATTTTCTCGCTGATTATTGCAATTGCTGCCGTAACATTCCGTGCAGACCAAACGGTAACGGGTGTTGCTCTGAACATGCTTGCTGCAGCCATCACGGTTTTCCTGGTAAAACTGATTTACGGTAAAGGTCAAACAGATATGGTTCAAGCACCATTACAACGTTTTGAAATACCATATTTAGCCGATATACCGTTTTTAGGACCACTGCTGTTCCATAACGTGTATTCAACAACAATCATTGCATTCATCGTGGCAATCGGTGCATGGTTCGTGCTCTACAAAATGCCATTCGGCCTGCGTATCCGCTCGGTCGGGGAACACCCGATGGCAGCAGATACAATGGGGATCAACGTAGCAAAAATGCGTTATATCGGCGTTATGATCTCAGGGGCTTTAGCAGGTGTCGGTGGTGCATCATTAGCGATGACATCATCAAGTGACTTCTCTGCATCAACAGTAGCCGGACAAGGATTCATCGCCATTGCCGCAATGATCTTCGGTAAATGGCATCCAATCGGTACATTAGGTGCTGCACTATTCTTCGGTTTGGCGCAAACATTAAGTATCGGTGGCGGGAACATCCCATACATTCAGGAAATCCCACCAGTCATTCTGCAAGTTCTGCCATATGTCCTGACAATCCTGGCATTAGCAGGCTTCGTAGGAAAAGCAGTAGCACCAAAAGCATCAGGCGTCCCATACATCAAAGGAAAACGCTAA
- the yfmF gene encoding EF-P 5-aminopentanol modification-associated protein YfmF — MFLTTEIAKGVSLHIRQTAQFKTVNFSVKWRAPLNEETAAQRTVLSNVLQHSNEKFPTSASYRSYLDDLFGTVLYFDTAKRGQEHTVLLNVETVNDQYLSHGNVLNEVIDLIQEAIFKPNYENGVFKESIVNREKEMVIQRIQSIFDDKSRYAQKRLTEILRPNSAASFSANGNIEAVKAITPQSLTKTYEDMLANDVIDIYVVGDINVEEMTQKLKAAFPFADRNALQKTQEDTTPANVEPYTKETQEMKQGKLHIGYSTPVRFGDEDFPKMQIFNGIFGGYAHSKLFMNVREKESLAYYASSSYSSQYGLLFVVSGIEPANEEKARQLIAEQLKVMQNGEITDLELAQTKAMLINQLKEALDSPRGQIEIFDQYKALDEPFTMDTWTARWQSVSKEDVQKVAQDIKLEATYFLCGKGE; from the coding sequence TTGTTTTTAACAACAGAAATCGCGAAAGGTGTTTCGCTTCATATACGACAAACCGCCCAATTCAAAACGGTGAACTTTTCGGTCAAATGGAGAGCACCATTAAATGAAGAAACAGCGGCACAGCGTACAGTATTATCGAATGTCCTACAGCACAGCAACGAAAAATTTCCAACATCGGCAAGTTATCGAAGCTATTTAGATGACCTGTTCGGCACAGTATTGTATTTTGACACAGCAAAGCGCGGTCAGGAGCATACCGTACTCTTGAATGTCGAAACAGTAAACGACCAGTATTTATCGCATGGCAATGTATTAAATGAAGTAATCGACCTGATCCAGGAAGCGATCTTCAAACCGAACTACGAAAACGGTGTGTTTAAAGAATCGATCGTCAACCGTGAAAAAGAAATGGTCATCCAACGAATCCAGTCGATTTTTGATGACAAATCACGCTACGCTCAAAAACGTTTAACGGAAATCCTCCGTCCAAACAGCGCAGCATCATTTTCTGCAAACGGAAATATCGAAGCCGTAAAAGCAATTACACCACAATCATTGACAAAAACATATGAAGATATGCTAGCAAATGATGTCATTGATATTTATGTTGTCGGCGATATTAATGTTGAAGAAATGACGCAAAAGCTAAAAGCAGCGTTCCCGTTTGCTGACCGCAATGCGCTACAAAAGACACAAGAAGATACAACTCCTGCAAACGTTGAACCGTACACGAAAGAAACGCAGGAAATGAAACAAGGGAAACTGCATATCGGCTACTCGACACCTGTACGATTCGGCGATGAAGACTTCCCGAAAATGCAAATTTTCAACGGGATCTTTGGCGGGTATGCCCATTCAAAATTGTTTATGAATGTCCGTGAAAAAGAAAGTTTGGCTTATTATGCATCAAGCTCTTACTCTTCACAATATGGATTACTGTTTGTCGTGTCAGGTATTGAACCGGCAAATGAAGAAAAGGCACGCCAATTAATTGCAGAACAGTTAAAAGTGATGCAAAATGGGGAAATTACCGATTTGGAATTGGCGCAAACGAAGGCGATGCTTATTAACCAGTTAAAAGAAGCATTGGATTCACCTCGTGGCCAAATTGAAATTTTTGACCAATACAAAGCATTAGACGAACCGTTTACTATGGATACGTGGACAGCACGCTGGCAATCCGTGTCAAAAGAAGATGTGCAGAAAGTGGCACAGGATATTAAATTAGAAGCAACGTATTTCTTATGCGGTAAGGGGGAGTAA
- the yfmH gene encoding EF-P 5-aminopentanol modification-associated protein YfmH produces the protein METIEFQQLDETLYYKQLNNGLDVYILPKKGFSKTFVTFTTKYGSIDRTFVPIGETEPVTVPDGIAHFLEHKMFEKEDGDVFQKFSEVGAQANAFTSFTRTAYLFSATDHIYKSTETLLNFVQEPYFTEETVNKEKGIIGQEITMYDDQPDWRLYFGAIENMYHNHPVKIDIAGTIDSIDGITAEHLYTCYNTFYHPSNMLMFVIGAVDPVEMMAFIEDNQNKKTFQEPTDLKRLFDEEPTNVAEKERVLHMDVQKPKVYVGLKAKQVDFSGEEMLKHELAVQIGVECLFGRASSFYTDVYENGLIDESYGYDFSLEYGYGFGLIGSDSEQPEQLAKLIKEKMAQSEREKLFTTEDVERIKRKKIGFFLRALNSIEFIANQFTRYKFNDMNLFDVVPVLETITVEDIEKAFETIQGEEQQTVFTIMPVSGRYQK, from the coding sequence ATGGAAACAATTGAATTCCAGCAACTAGATGAAACATTATATTACAAGCAGCTAAACAATGGATTAGACGTTTACATTTTGCCGAAAAAAGGCTTTTCAAAAACATTCGTAACTTTCACAACAAAGTATGGTTCGATTGACCGTACATTCGTACCGATCGGAGAAACAGAGCCGGTTACTGTACCGGACGGGATTGCCCACTTTTTAGAGCATAAAATGTTCGAAAAGGAAGACGGGGATGTATTCCAAAAGTTCAGTGAAGTCGGCGCGCAGGCGAATGCCTTCACATCATTTACCCGCACAGCTTACCTGTTCTCTGCAACAGACCATATTTATAAAAGTACGGAAACATTACTCAATTTCGTACAGGAGCCGTACTTCACGGAAGAAACGGTAAATAAAGAAAAAGGCATTATCGGACAGGAAATTACGATGTACGATGATCAGCCGGACTGGCGTCTATATTTTGGCGCGATCGAAAACATGTACCATAACCACCCGGTGAAAATTGATATTGCCGGCACGATCGATTCAATCGACGGAATTACTGCCGAGCATTTATATACTTGCTACAACACATTCTACCACCCGTCAAACATGCTGATGTTCGTCATCGGTGCAGTAGACCCTGTTGAGATGATGGCATTTATAGAAGACAACCAAAACAAAAAAACATTCCAGGAGCCGACAGACTTAAAACGCTTGTTTGATGAAGAACCAACAAATGTGGCGGAAAAAGAGCGCGTGCTTCATATGGATGTTCAAAAGCCAAAAGTGTATGTCGGATTAAAGGCGAAGCAAGTGGATTTTAGCGGCGAAGAAATGCTGAAGCATGAGCTTGCTGTACAAATCGGTGTTGAGTGTTTATTCGGCCGCGCGTCTTCGTTCTATACAGATGTGTATGAAAACGGCTTGATCGATGAATCTTACGGCTATGATTTCTCTTTGGAATACGGCTATGGTTTCGGATTGATCGGTTCAGATTCTGAACAGCCCGAGCAGCTTGCCAAACTGATTAAAGAGAAGATGGCACAATCAGAACGTGAAAAGCTATTTACAACAGAAGATGTAGAACGTATTAAACGCAAAAAAATCGGGTTCTTCCTGCGTGCCCTGAATTCAATCGAATTTATCGCCAACCAGTTTACACGCTACAAATTCAACGATATGAACCTATTCGATGTTGTACCGGTACTGGAGACAATTACAGTCGAAGATATCGAAAAAGCATTTGAAACGATTCAAGGTGAAGAGCAACAAACGGTATTTACAATCATGCCGGTTAGCGGGCGCTATCAAAAATGA
- the ymfI gene encoding elongation factor P 5-aminopentanone reductase: MKKFALVCGASGAIGQAICQQLAQDGWSLYLHYHTGHTVIDSMLQAFSENFPDQEFIPVKADFSSDTGAEQIAAQIYSLQAIVFANGHAFYDLLENTPAEEMTKLWHVHVQNPMRTTALLAGKLRANKVSYVLVIGSIWGDVGAAGEVAYSAVKGAQHSFVKAYSQEAAYSGIRVNAIAPGIINTKMNAKFDASEREMIESQIPLQSFGEALDIANMAAFYLSGRADYVTGQIIRVNGGWYI; this comes from the coding sequence ATGAAGAAATTTGCATTAGTTTGCGGTGCATCCGGAGCGATTGGGCAGGCAATTTGCCAGCAATTAGCACAGGATGGATGGTCACTCTATCTGCATTATCATACTGGGCATACTGTCATTGACAGTATGCTTCAGGCGTTTTCGGAAAACTTTCCGGATCAGGAGTTTATTCCGGTAAAAGCAGATTTCAGCAGCGATACCGGGGCGGAGCAAATTGCCGCCCAAATTTATTCATTGCAGGCGATCGTCTTTGCGAACGGCCATGCATTTTATGATTTACTGGAAAATACGCCAGCAGAGGAAATGACTAAACTTTGGCACGTTCATGTACAAAATCCGATGCGGACGACGGCCCTGCTTGCAGGCAAATTACGAGCAAACAAAGTCAGCTATGTCCTTGTCATCGGTTCGATCTGGGGTGATGTCGGGGCAGCGGGCGAAGTAGCGTACTCAGCTGTAAAAGGTGCTCAGCACAGCTTCGTGAAAGCCTACTCGCAGGAAGCGGCGTATAGCGGTATTCGCGTTAATGCAATTGCACCCGGAATCATCAATACGAAGATGAATGCAAAGTTTGATGCCAGTGAACGAGAAATGATCGAAAGCCAAATTCCGTTGCAATCATTTGGGGAAGCGCTTGATATTGCAAATATGGCAGCTTTTTATTTGAGCGGCCGCGCCGATTATGTAACAGGACAAATAATTCGTGTTAATGGTGGCTGGTACATATAA
- a CDS encoding DUF3243 domain-containing protein: MGILQNWEQWTSFLGKQVSDAKESGMPNKMIEKAAVQIGEYLAKNVDPQNEQERVLSDLWSVAEKDEKQAIASCIMKLVQHKATH, encoded by the coding sequence ATGGGAATTTTACAAAACTGGGAACAATGGACAAGCTTCTTAGGTAAACAAGTATCTGATGCAAAAGAAAGCGGCATGCCTAATAAAATGATTGAGAAAGCCGCAGTTCAGATCGGTGAGTATCTTGCGAAGAACGTTGACCCCCAAAACGAACAAGAGCGTGTATTATCGGATTTATGGTCTGTTGCCGAAAAGGACGAAAAGCAAGCGATTGCAAGCTGCATTATGAAGCTCGTTCAACATAAGGCTACACACTAA